AATAAGCGTTAAAGTACGATTTGAATCTTGGTCGATAGAACTATTCATTTTTATACCTCTCAAGTTATTAATAAAACAATTTACTTTTATAAGCCCCGCAAGACATTTAAGGGAGAAATTAGCCACAAAATCAAAAGTAAATGAAAGAATATGGTACAAAAATAAATCTTACGGAATGGTTGTTTTTGTGTTTTATGTCTCAATTTTTGTTGTGCCCACCAAGCAGCAGGCCAACCTCCCAAAAAGCTGACAATATGTAAGGTCTGCTCAGGAACACGGCGATTACCTAATTGTGCAGCTTCTTTGTCTTGTGAATAAAGCCAGTAACTTAAGGCATTCATCATCAAGACGAACAACAGCGTATAGGCAGGTAAGACATGGATAAAACTCATAATGCCCATTAAAACAAAATAAAATACGACCCCCATTTGCATGGCAGACCATGGTTTTGCTTGAAATGAAGATTCTGTTTTGACTGACTTTAAAGCTTTACGAGTTTGAGATGCCTTTAAATAGATAACCTGCTGAGCACGAAAGCGTCCTCGCTCATCTAAAATGACCAAATACTCCAGTGCACAGCCAATAATTGGCCGAGGTCCAGGGCGTGCAAAATCTTTGATATGCAAAAAGACTCGCTCTTTTTCAGCATCATCCGGCTGAATAAAGCCATAACCTTTTTCGTCGAACCATTCGACTAATCGCCCCTGATCTCGCATCTCTATTCCTTTTATGCTTTTACATGACTTAAACGGTCTTGCATCATTGCTCGCATTTCTTGCGGGTCTTTTTGCAAAATATCGTCGCCTGTACGTCCTTCTTCTTTATTTTTTTGAGCAACTTGCAAACGCATTGACCAAAAACGGCACGCTGCCATTGCTAAGAATACATCTAAACATTCAAGTTCATCGGAAGTAAGTGTACGAACTTTTTGGTATGCCGCTAAGTAAGCTGCTACTTTCTCTGAGTTTAAATGTGCTTGTGGATATTCGGTACAGAAATCATTGATAGTAATCGCAATATCAAATAGTAGTTCGTCTTGATTTAGCTCATAAAAATCTAAAATACCTTGTAGTTGCTCACCTTCGAACAACGTATTGTCGCGGAACAAATCTGAATGAATAAAACCTGTTGGTCGATTTGAATATTGTGCTGTTTTAGCATTAAAAGCTTGATAGACCTGTTCAAGTAAAGCTTGGTCTTCTTGAGTCATATTTGGCTTAAGCTGCTCTGCAACACCTGTCCAGTATTGATGATCACGTCGATATTCACGCTCAAGCGGAAAATCTTGTAAAGCCACGTGCAACTTTGCCTGTGCATCTGCAATGGCTGCAACCTGTGCTACTGTCGTTTGCATGGGATGGTGCCCCATGAGACGTGGTGCAATCTGTGCAGGTTTGTCTGCAATAACGTGAACTGCTTGTCCGCTGTGTTTTAATGGCACAGCAACGGGTACATCATGTGTCCCTAATTGTTCAAGAACAGGAATAAGTTCACCTGCCCCTTGTGCATCTAACTCTTCAAACACGGTAAGTACATATTGTTTACGGTTTACATCTACCAAAAAATAATTGGTGTTTTGAATACCTCCCTGAATTGGGTTCAGCTCCAACACCTCTAATCCATAAGGTGCAGCAAAGGCGCGAACTTCATCTAAACTCAAAGGGGTATAAACCGACATGGAAAACCTGCAAAAAACATCTGTGAAGTTTGATAGAATACCCGTTCCCTCCATGAAGGTGTAGCGCCTGTGTAGGAACTTTCACCAACGGCGATTATTTTTGGAAAAAGCTATGCTTGCTAAACGTATTATTCCTTGCCTAGACGTTGATAACGGACGCGTAGTTAAAGGCGTTCAATTCCTCGATATTCGTGATGCTGGCGACCCTGTTGAAGTGGCACGTCGCTATAACGAACAAGGTGCAGACGAAATTACTTTTTTAGACATCACCGCTACACATCATGGACGCGACACCACTTATCGTACTGTTGAACGTATGGCCGAGACTGTATTTGTGCC
This window of the Acinetobacter sp. XH1741 genome carries:
- a CDS encoding DUF1294 domain-containing protein, with the translated sequence MRDQGRLVEWFDEKGYGFIQPDDAEKERVFLHIKDFARPGPRPIIGCALEYLVILDERGRFRAQQVIYLKASQTRKALKSVKTESSFQAKPWSAMQMGVVFYFVLMGIMSFIHVLPAYTLLFVLMMNALSYWLYSQDKEAAQLGNRRVPEQTLHIVSFLGGWPAAWWAQQKLRHKTQKQPFRKIYFCTIFFHLLLILWLISPLNVLRGL
- a CDS encoding homoserine kinase — translated: MSVYTPLSLDEVRAFAAPYGLEVLELNPIQGGIQNTNYFLVDVNRKQYVLTVFEELDAQGAGELIPVLEQLGTHDVPVAVPLKHSGQAVHVIADKPAQIAPRLMGHHPMQTTVAQVAAIADAQAKLHVALQDFPLEREYRRDHQYWTGVAEQLKPNMTQEDQALLEQVYQAFNAKTAQYSNRPTGFIHSDLFRDNTLFEGEQLQGILDFYELNQDELLFDIAITINDFCTEYPQAHLNSEKVAAYLAAYQKVRTLTSDELECLDVFLAMAACRFWSMRLQVAQKNKEEGRTGDDILQKDPQEMRAMMQDRLSHVKA